A part of Gramella sp. MAR_2010_147 genomic DNA contains:
- a CDS encoding M14 metallopeptidase family protein produces the protein MKRIFIQVLAVLVISNISIAQNDEFSEELFEGYSEFKEKEITKRRIKHKDVISLLEKLMSDEDIKFQKVGESIKGRSLNLISLGTGKTDVFLWSQMHGDESTATMAIFDILNFFKSDEFEDEKRIMLKELKIHFLPMLNPDGAEKFTRRNALGIDVNRDALRLQSPEAKTLKRIRDSLDADFGFNLHDQSKYYNAERTEKPATISFLAPAYNYEKEINEVRGNAMKIIVGMNKVLQKYAPGQVGRYNDDFEPRAFGDNIQKWGTSTILIESGGYPNDPEKQEIRKLNFVSILAALNAIATESYKNEEISEYENIPNNDRMLFDLKLTGLHYEMDGEDFVLDIGINRSETDLEGNSDFYYSGRIADQGDLSTSYGYEEVDASGLKLEMGEIYPETINSKRELDDLDPVNLLKEGYAYLHVSSEMMDKKHSNYPLNMVSEDFTLEKDLQPGTGANFFLYKDGEVKYAIINGFLSNLEEPHEDIKNTIIYN, from the coding sequence ATGAAAAGAATTTTTATACAGGTTTTAGCGGTATTGGTGATTTCTAATATTTCAATAGCTCAAAATGATGAATTTTCAGAGGAACTATTTGAAGGATATTCAGAATTTAAAGAAAAAGAGATCACGAAAAGAAGAATTAAACATAAAGATGTTATTTCTCTTTTGGAAAAACTGATGTCTGACGAAGATATTAAATTTCAAAAAGTAGGAGAATCCATTAAAGGCCGAAGTCTTAATCTAATAAGTTTAGGTACTGGTAAAACTGATGTTTTTCTCTGGTCACAGATGCATGGAGACGAATCTACTGCGACCATGGCTATTTTTGATATTCTCAATTTTTTTAAATCAGATGAATTTGAAGATGAAAAAAGAATAATGCTGAAGGAATTAAAAATTCACTTTCTGCCCATGCTTAATCCTGATGGAGCTGAAAAGTTTACCCGGCGTAATGCTCTGGGGATAGATGTAAATCGTGATGCGCTGCGACTTCAGTCTCCAGAGGCGAAAACATTAAAAAGAATAAGAGATAGTCTTGATGCTGATTTTGGTTTTAATCTTCACGATCAAAGTAAATATTACAATGCCGAAAGGACTGAAAAGCCGGCTACGATCTCTTTCCTGGCTCCGGCTTATAATTATGAAAAAGAGATAAACGAAGTTCGGGGAAATGCGATGAAAATTATTGTGGGGATGAATAAAGTGCTTCAAAAGTATGCTCCGGGACAGGTGGGTAGATATAATGATGATTTTGAACCAAGAGCTTTTGGAGATAATATTCAGAAATGGGGTACAAGTACAATTTTAATAGAGTCTGGAGGCTATCCAAATGATCCTGAAAAACAGGAGATCCGAAAATTAAATTTCGTGAGTATTCTTGCAGCCCTTAATGCTATTGCTACTGAAAGTTATAAGAATGAAGAAATTTCAGAATACGAAAACATTCCAAATAACGACAGAATGTTATTTGATCTTAAATTAACCGGGTTACATTATGAGATGGATGGAGAGGATTTTGTGCTGGATATTGGTATAAACAGATCTGAAACCGATCTGGAAGGAAATTCAGATTTTTACTATTCAGGAAGAATAGCAGATCAGGGAGACCTTTCTACAAGTTATGGTTATGAGGAGGTTGATGCTAGTGGTTTAAAATTGGAAATGGGTGAAATTTATCCTGAGACAATAAACTCTAAACGCGAATTAGATGATCTTGATCCCGTCAATTTACTAAAAGAGGGATATGCATATTTACATGTTAGCTCTGAAATGATGGATAAAAAACACTCCAATTATCCCTTGAATATGGTTTCAGAGGATTTTACCCTGGAAAAAGATTTACAACCAGGAACGGGAGCAAATTTTTTCCTTTATAAAGATGGGGAAGTGAAGTATGCTATTATTAATGGATTTTTGAGTAATCTGGAAGAGCCTCACGAGGATATAAAAAACACTATAATTTATAATTAG
- a CDS encoding 7-carboxy-7-deazaguanine synthase QueE, whose amino-acid sequence MISEETRELVDRGVMLPLMEEFYTIQGEGFHKGTAAYFIRIGGCDVGCHWCDVKESWDAEVHPPTHVGQIVENAIKYSKTIVITGGEPLTWDMTTLTTNLKNQGCDIHIETSGAYDLSGTWDWICLSPKKIKLPKNEIYPVANELKVIVFNKHDLKFAEEQAAKVNKDCILYLQPEWSKREEIIPLIVDYVMANPKWKVSLQTHKYLNIP is encoded by the coding sequence ATGATTTCAGAAGAGACAAGAGAGCTGGTAGACAGAGGAGTGATGCTTCCTTTAATGGAAGAATTCTATACGATACAGGGAGAAGGTTTTCATAAGGGGACCGCGGCTTATTTTATTAGAATAGGCGGTTGCGATGTAGGTTGTCACTGGTGCGATGTGAAAGAAAGCTGGGATGCAGAAGTTCATCCGCCAACACATGTTGGACAAATAGTTGAAAATGCCATTAAGTATAGTAAAACGATTGTGATTACCGGAGGGGAGCCACTTACCTGGGACATGACAACATTAACCACTAATCTTAAGAATCAGGGCTGTGATATCCATATTGAAACTTCCGGAGCTTATGACCTCTCAGGGACCTGGGATTGGATATGTCTTTCGCCTAAGAAAATAAAACTCCCGAAGAATGAAATTTATCCCGTTGCAAACGAACTGAAAGTGATTGTCTTTAATAAACATGATCTTAAATTTGCAGAGGAGCAGGCAGCAAAGGTAAATAAGGATTGTATTCTTTATCTGCAGCCGGAATGGAGCAAAAGAGAGGAGATAATTCCATTAATAGTAGATTATGTAATGGCTAATCCTAAATGGAAGGTGTCTTTGCAAACACATAAATACCTGAATATTCCATAA
- a CDS encoding DUF2911 domain-containing protein, with translation MKNLILGGISLICLLIANPVNAQEEDKVNFSKEELKFSKMDASPMDLALYRDKNDVAVARVIYSRPQKRDREIFGKLIPYGEVWRTGANEATELTLYQDMKVANAVVKAGTYTLYSIPGEKEWTVILNNKTNTWGSYEYTDKEDKVRINVPVRQAPNTIESLSMAFQESNKGADLLIGWDDSYVKVPFESVK, from the coding sequence ATGAAAAATCTAATACTAGGCGGAATAAGCCTTATTTGTTTATTGATCGCGAATCCTGTAAATGCACAGGAAGAGGACAAGGTGAATTTTTCTAAAGAAGAGCTGAAATTCTCCAAAATGGATGCAAGCCCTATGGATCTTGCTTTGTATAGAGACAAGAATGATGTGGCCGTTGCCCGAGTGATCTATAGCCGACCACAAAAAAGGGATAGAGAGATCTTCGGAAAACTTATACCTTATGGTGAGGTATGGAGAACGGGAGCGAATGAAGCTACCGAACTTACATTATACCAGGATATGAAAGTAGCAAATGCTGTAGTAAAGGCGGGAACTTACACGCTATACTCTATTCCAGGTGAAAAAGAATGGACGGTTATTCTAAATAACAAAACCAATACATGGGGTTCTTATGAATATACCGATAAGGAGGACAAAGTCAGGATTAACGTTCCTGTAAGACAGGCTCCAAATACTATTGAGTCTCTTTCAATGGCATTCCAGGAGTCTAATAAAGGCGCAGATCTTTTAATTGGATGGGATGACAGTTATGTGAAAGTTCCTTTTGAATCTGTTAAATAA
- the asnB gene encoding asparagine synthase B yields MCGILAVIGKDIEAAKISGLSKRMSHRGPDESGLKITEKGYVLSHERLSIVDLTTGIQPIQGSSSAWMVHNGEIYNHVALRNNELKDHTFRTTGDSEVIVHMYEKYGYDFVDKLDGVFSFVIIDGDDFIVGRDPIGVKPLYYGTDEKGALWFASEMKALTDHCLEFSAFPPGHYYTPETGFVRYYTPEWFDAEKAVQPADLAKLRESLIEATRKRLMADVPLGVLLSGGLDSSLTSSIAARLMEDSGQKLHSFSIGLDAEAPDLIAARKVAEFLGTEHHEIHFTVEEGIQILEKLVWHLETYDVTSIRASTPMYFLSKAIAEKGIKVVLSGEGSDEIFGGYLYFKNAPSAKEFQKETIRRVQRLATADCLRADKSTMAHGLEARVPFLDKAFLKTAIEMVPEEKMPSTYDGAEKYILRKAFDTPERPFLPDEVLWRQKEQFSDGVGYNWIDELIDYASKQVSDEQMEAAAEKYPVNTPATKEAYFYRTLFSKHFPQDSAAKTVKRWVPKWQKDLDPSGRANETHVAPGMKKEMAKV; encoded by the coding sequence ATGTGTGGAATTTTAGCAGTTATCGGAAAAGACATTGAAGCGGCAAAAATTAGTGGCCTTTCAAAAAGAATGTCCCATAGAGGACCCGATGAAAGCGGATTAAAAATTACAGAGAAAGGTTATGTGTTGTCGCATGAACGTCTTTCTATTGTAGATCTAACAACAGGTATTCAGCCAATTCAAGGATCCAGTTCAGCCTGGATGGTTCATAATGGTGAGATCTATAACCACGTGGCATTAAGAAATAACGAACTAAAAGATCATACTTTTAGAACTACCGGAGATTCTGAAGTGATCGTACATATGTATGAAAAGTATGGGTACGATTTTGTAGATAAATTAGATGGGGTCTTTTCATTTGTAATTATTGATGGTGACGATTTTATTGTCGGGAGAGATCCAATTGGAGTTAAACCGTTGTATTACGGAACAGATGAAAAGGGTGCTTTGTGGTTTGCAAGTGAAATGAAAGCTCTGACCGATCATTGTCTGGAATTTTCAGCATTCCCTCCTGGTCATTATTATACGCCTGAAACCGGTTTTGTAAGATATTATACTCCAGAATGGTTTGATGCTGAAAAGGCGGTACAGCCAGCAGATCTGGCTAAACTGAGAGAGAGTCTTATAGAAGCGACCAGGAAAAGATTAATGGCAGATGTGCCATTAGGCGTATTACTGAGTGGTGGTCTCGATTCTTCCCTTACATCGTCTATTGCAGCAAGATTAATGGAGGATTCCGGTCAAAAACTGCATTCTTTTTCTATAGGGTTGGATGCTGAAGCGCCAGATTTGATCGCAGCTAGAAAAGTGGCTGAATTTTTAGGAACCGAGCATCATGAAATTCACTTCACTGTGGAAGAAGGTATACAAATCCTTGAGAAACTGGTGTGGCATTTAGAAACCTATGATGTGACTTCAATTAGAGCAAGCACACCTATGTATTTCCTTTCGAAAGCAATTGCGGAAAAAGGTATTAAAGTAGTGCTTTCCGGAGAAGGTTCAGATGAGATTTTTGGAGGTTATCTGTATTTTAAAAATGCTCCTTCAGCTAAAGAATTTCAAAAAGAAACTATTAGGAGAGTGCAAAGGCTAGCTACAGCCGATTGTTTAAGGGCTGATAAGTCAACAATGGCCCATGGTCTGGAAGCGAGAGTTCCTTTCTTAGATAAAGCTTTTCTGAAAACTGCAATAGAAATGGTACCAGAAGAAAAAATGCCATCTACTTATGATGGAGCTGAAAAATATATTCTTAGAAAGGCATTTGACACGCCAGAAAGGCCATTTTTGCCAGATGAGGTTCTATGGAGACAAAAAGAGCAGTTTAGCGATGGAGTTGGTTACAACTGGATTGATGAGCTTATTGATTATGCTTCAAAGCAGGTAAGCGATGAGCAAATGGAAGCAGCTGCAGAGAAATATCCTGTAAACACACCTGCCACAAAAGAAGCTTATTTCTATAGAACATTGTTCTCTAAACATTTTCCTCAGGATTCTGCTGCGAAAACGGTAAAAAGATGGGTTCCGAAATGGCAAAAAGATTTGGATCCAAGCGGAAGAGCAAACGAAACTCATGTAGCTCCGGGAATGAAAAAGGAGATGGCAAAAGTTTAG